In Chryseobacterium salivictor, the DNA window GGTGTTGAGATGTTTAGAAAAATCTTGGACAGAGGTGAAGCTGGTGATAACGTAGGTCTATTGTTGAGAGGTATTGAAAAAACCGACATCAAAAGAGGTATGGTAATCGCTAAGAAAGATTCAGTGAAGCCACACAAACACTTCAAAGCTGAGGTTTATATCCTTTCTAAAGAAGAAGGTGGTCGTCACACTCCGTTCCACAACAAATACCGTCCACAGTTCTATGTAAGAACTACAGACGTTACAGGTGAGATTTTCTTACCAGAAGGTGTAGAAATGGTAATGCCAGGAGATAACGTAACGATTACTGTAGAATTGTTGCAGCCAATCGCTCTTAACGTAGGTCTTAGATTTGCGATCAGAGAAGGAGGTAGAACAGTTGGTGCTGGTCAGGTAACTGAAATCACTGATTAATTTCTGAAAATATAATAAAGGTTCCGTAGGGAAACTTACGGAACCTTTTTTAATCTACGGGCATCGTCCAATGGTAGGATACCGGTCTCCAAAACCGTTGATCAGGGTTCGAGTCCTTGTGCCCGTGCAAATAAAAGATAATGAGTTTAGTAGATTTTATTAAAGGTTCTTATACCGAATTCAAAGACAAAGTAGAGTGGCCAAAGTGGCCAGAGTTGCAGTCATCTACCATAGTGGTAACTATTGGTACCGTGTTATTGGCTATTTTTACTTTTGGTGTAGATTCATTGTTCAGTAAATCTATTGCGAATATGATATCGCTCTTTATCAATCTGTTCAATTAAAATTATTTTCCCAAAATGAGTGACTTGAAGTGGTATGTTCTGAAATCCATCAGTGGACAGGAAAATAAGGTGAAAGCCTATATTGAGAACGAAATGAAGCATTATGGCCTTGAGGATTTTGTAACTCAAGTAGTCATTCCTATGGAAAAAGTAATCCAGATCAGAAATGGTAAAAAGGTACCCAAAGAAAAACCTTATTACCCGGGATACTTAATGGTAGAAGCTAATCTGGTAGGAGAAGTTCCTCACATTATCAAAAATATCCCAGGAGTAATTTCTTTTTTGAGCTCCACCAAAGGTGGTGATCCTGTACCAATGCGTAAATCAGAAGTGAACAGAATGCTTGGCAGAATGGATGAGCTTTCGGAGTTCGCAGTTGAAACAGCAATTCCTTTCGTAGTTGGTGAAAACGTAAAAGTAATCGATGGACCTTTCAATGGTTTCAATGGTACGGTAGAAAAACTACACGAAGACAAAAAGAAAATAGAAGTTTCAGTAATGATTTTCGGAAGAAAAACTCCAATGGAACTAAGCTTTATGCAAGTGGAAAAAGTATAATAAATTTACACATAGATTATAGAAAGAACCAATTTGATTGGTTCTTTTTTCATTTAATTCAAATTATCATTAAAAATCAATGTTTTACACTTGTGTAATTAAAAATTATTCTTAATTTTGCAATCCGAAATGTAGAGTTGTGTTTTTATATCACTTCTTTGCAGATTTATAAATGCTTCCACATTCATAAATTATTTAATTTTTTAAAAAATCAAAATGGCTAAAAAAGTCTTTAAAATGGTGAAGCTCCAAGTAAAAGGAGGAGCAGCTAATCCATCTCCACCAGTAGGTCCAGCCTTGGGTTCTGCCGGGGTGAACATTATGGAGTTTTGTAAGCAATTTAACGGAAGAACTCAAGACAAACCGGGACAAGTTTTACCTGTAGTAATTACAGTATTCGAAGACAAATCATTTGAATTCGTTATTAAAACTCCACCAGTTGCAATCCAACTTTTAGAAGCTTCAAAGCAGAAAAAAGGTTCAGGAGAGCCGAACAGACTTAAAATAGGTGCTGTTTCTTGGGATCAAGTTGGTAAAATTGCTGCGGATAAAATGGTAGATCTTAACTGCTTTACTATTGATGGTGCCCTTACAATGGTTGCCGGAACTGCAAGATCTATGGGATTGAGAGTAACAGGAACTAAACCAACTAACGCTTAAAACTTATAGAAATGGCAAAATTGACAAAAAAGCAAAAAGAAGCTTTAAGCAAAATAGAAAAAAATAAAATTTACTCCCTTGACGAAGCATCTGCTTTGGTGAAAGAAGTAAACTTTGCAAAATTTGACGCATCTGTAGATATCGCAGTTCGTTTGGGAGTTGATCCTAGAAAAGCGAACCAAATGGTAAGAGGAGTAGTTTCTCTTCCACACGGTACCGGTAAAGATGTGAAAGTATTGGCTTTGGTAACACCTGATAAAGAAGCAGAAGCAAGAGAAGCTGGTGCTGATTATGTAGGTCTTGATGAGTATTTACAGAAAATAAAAGACGGTTGGACAGATGTTGACGTTATCGTTACCATGCCAGCTGTTATGGGTAAATTAGGTCCGTTGGGTAGAATTTTAGGTCCAAGAGGTCTAATGCCAAATCCAAAATCAGGAACGGTAACCATGGAAATCGGTAAAGCGGTATCAGAAGTAAAATCAGGTAAAATTGATTTTAAAGTTGACAAATACGGTATTATCCATGCAGGAATTGGTAAAGTATCTTTCGATGCTGGTCAAATCAGAGAAAATGCTTCTGAATTAATTCAGACTTTACTTAAATTGAAACCAACTGCGTCAAAAGGTGTTTATGTGAAAAGCATTTACTTGTCTTCTACCATGAGTCCGGGTATTGCAATTGATACTAAATCTGTAAACTAAAATCTGTAAGACAATGACAAAAGAAGATAAAGTATTAGTAATACAAGAATTAAAAGAAGTGTTACAAGACGCGAAAGTTGTTTATGTAGCAAGTCTAGAAGGAATGAATGCTGCTGCGACTTCAGATTTTAGAAGACAGGCGTTCAAACAAAATATCACTGTAAAAGTTGTAAAAAACACTTTACTACAAAAAGCACTGGAGCAAATCGAAGGAGTAGATTACTCTGAAATGTTCCCTACTTTCAAAGGAAATTCAGCGTTGATGATTTCTGAAACAGCAAATGCTCCGGCAAAGTTGATTCAAGGATTCAGAAAAAAAGCAGAAGTTCCAGCATTGAAATCTGCTTATTTACAAGAAACCTTCTATGTTGGTGACGAAAACTTGGCTACACTAGTAAGCATCAAGTCTAGAGAAGAAATGATCGGTGAAATCATCACATTACTTCAGTCTCCACTTAGAAATGTACTTTCTGCACTTCAAAATAAAGATGAAGCAAACGGAAACGCTGAAGAAGCTGCTCCAGTTGCAGAAGAAACCCCAGCTGAAGAAGCTGCTCCAGAAGCAGGCGCTGAAGCAACCGATGCACCTGGTGCAGAGTAATCAGACTCAAAAAAAAATCAAATAAATCGTTCAACAATTAAAACATTATTAAAATGTCAGATTTAAAAAACTTAGCGGAAACGCTTGTAAACTTAACCGTTAAAGACGTAAATGAATTAGCTACTATCCTTAAAGATGAGTACGGAATCGAACCAGCTGCTGTAGCTGTAGCTGCTGTTGCAGGTGCAGGTGAAGCTGTTGAAGAAAAAACAGAATTCGACGTAATCCTTAAAGCTGCAGGTGCTTCTAAATTAGCAGTTGTAAAATTAGTTAAAGATTTAACTGGTGCAGGTCTTAAAGAAGCTAAAGATATGGTAGATTCAGCTCCGACTGCAATCAAAGAAGGTATCTCTAAAGACGAAGCTGAAGCTTTGAAAAAACAATTAGAAGAAGCTGGTGCTGAAGTAGAATTGAAATAATTCTTCATCAACCTTATAATAAAGCCGTTTCCTTTTAGAAGCGGCTTTTTTGATGTGTTCTTAAATCGGATGATGGTAAGTAATTCTTTGATTGGTAGATTTTTTTGTGCTTTTTGAAGGTTTTATTAGCTATTGCTGCAGAGGATTAAAGTATCGTTTCATTGTAGATGCCCCATGAATGCTTAGGAGGCACCGAAAAGACCTTTTTTGAAATTTCTAAAAAGAATACTATAGATCTGTATCCGGTAATCATGAATCACTGCCGACTGTCTTATGGTAAATTGAAGATTCTACGAAGTCAAATGAGAAAGATCGTTCCGAGTCTTCGCTGGGAATGATCATATACGTTAATAAAGGTGGGGTAAAGACTTGCCGTTTTTAATGGCTCGAAATGGACTTTCTGGAAACCCTAAAAAACGAGCAATCAATTGCTTAAGTCACTCCGTGGAGTGGCTTTTTTATTTGTTGATTCCAGATATTATATGTAACTTTGCACTCAATTTTGGCGCATATAATTGTTTACTTGACTTTAAAATATTGAATATCAACTCTTTCATCGATTGAAAGGGATTTCGTGTTTATAGCTATGTCAAACAAAAGTTACCGCCAAAATTACAGTGAAAATATTTTGCACTACGTCGTGAAAAGATATACCGATGTTGCAGTTAGGTTTAGATAAAAGACTGATAGGTAATCGATCAGAGACTTATAATAAGAATTATTCGGATAACTGCGCCAAAGTTTTCTATATCATTTTCTTATCGAGTTCGTCGCTAATCACCAATCTTTTCGTTTCCTGTTTAAACCTGATATTTTGAAAACAAAATATTTTTTAACCCTCATTCTTTAATTTTTTTATGAGTAAATCTAAAGCAGTCGCTAAAACTCAGGCCAATGAAAGAATCAATTTCTCCGAAGCAAAAGGAAAAATTGTTACCCCTGACTTTTTGGACATTCAGATCCAATCTTTCAAAGAATTTTTCCAGTTGGATACCCTTCCGGAGCAGAGACTCAAAGAATCTTTGTACAAAACCTTTGAAGAGAATTTCCCAATTACCGATTCTAGAAACAATTTCGTTTTAGAATTTTTAGATTATTTGGTAGATTCACCCCGATACTCGAGAGACGAGTGTGTAGAAAGAGGTTTAACCTATTCGGTTCCTCTTAAAGCCAGACTAAAATTGTATTGTACCGACCCGGAACACGAAGATTTCCAAACGGTAGTACAAGACGTTTATTTAGGACCGGTTCCTTATATGACGCCGTCTGGATCATTTATTATTAATGGCGCTGAGCGGGTTATCGTAACCCAGTTGCACCGTTCACCAGGTGTTTTCTTTGGTCAAACGTATCACGCCAACGGAACCAAATTGTACTATTCCCGTATTATTCCTTTTAAAGGATCCTGGATGGAATTTACAACCGACATTAATAATGTAATGTTCGCGTATATCGACCGTAAGAAAAAATTACCATTAACAACTTTGTTAAGAGCTATCGGATACGAATCCGATAAAGACATTTTACAGATTTTCGACCTTGCCGAAGAAGTGAAAGTTTCTAAAGCAGCGTTGAAAAAAGTAGAAGGAAGAGTTCTTGCAGCGAGAGTTTTGAACACCTGGTTCGAAGATTTCGTTGATGAGGATACCGGTGAAGTCGTTTCTATCGAAAGAAATGAAATCATCCTTGATAGAGAAACCGTTCTTGAAAAAGAACATGTTGAAATGATTATCGATTCCGGTGTGAAATCAATTTTGATTCACAAGGAAAATGCTAATGAATTCTCTATCATCCAGAATACATTACAAAAAGACCCTACCAACTCAGAAAAAGAAGCGGTAGAGTATATTTACCGTCAGTTGCGTAATGCAGATCCGCCCGATGAAGAAACAGCACGTG includes these proteins:
- the secE gene encoding preprotein translocase subunit SecE, yielding MSLVDFIKGSYTEFKDKVEWPKWPELQSSTIVVTIGTVLLAIFTFGVDSLFSKSIANMISLFINLFN
- the nusG gene encoding transcription termination/antitermination protein NusG, which codes for MSDLKWYVLKSISGQENKVKAYIENEMKHYGLEDFVTQVVIPMEKVIQIRNGKKVPKEKPYYPGYLMVEANLVGEVPHIIKNIPGVISFLSSTKGGDPVPMRKSEVNRMLGRMDELSEFAVETAIPFVVGENVKVIDGPFNGFNGTVEKLHEDKKKIEVSVMIFGRKTPMELSFMQVEKV
- the rplK gene encoding 50S ribosomal protein L11, which encodes MAKKVFKMVKLQVKGGAANPSPPVGPALGSAGVNIMEFCKQFNGRTQDKPGQVLPVVITVFEDKSFEFVIKTPPVAIQLLEASKQKKGSGEPNRLKIGAVSWDQVGKIAADKMVDLNCFTIDGALTMVAGTARSMGLRVTGTKPTNA
- the rplA gene encoding 50S ribosomal protein L1, which produces MAKLTKKQKEALSKIEKNKIYSLDEASALVKEVNFAKFDASVDIAVRLGVDPRKANQMVRGVVSLPHGTGKDVKVLALVTPDKEAEAREAGADYVGLDEYLQKIKDGWTDVDVIVTMPAVMGKLGPLGRILGPRGLMPNPKSGTVTMEIGKAVSEVKSGKIDFKVDKYGIIHAGIGKVSFDAGQIRENASELIQTLLKLKPTASKGVYVKSIYLSSTMSPGIAIDTKSVN
- the rplJ gene encoding 50S ribosomal protein L10: MTKEDKVLVIQELKEVLQDAKVVYVASLEGMNAAATSDFRRQAFKQNITVKVVKNTLLQKALEQIEGVDYSEMFPTFKGNSALMISETANAPAKLIQGFRKKAEVPALKSAYLQETFYVGDENLATLVSIKSREEMIGEIITLLQSPLRNVLSALQNKDEANGNAEEAAPVAEETPAEEAAPEAGAEATDAPGAE
- the rplL gene encoding 50S ribosomal protein L7/L12: MSDLKNLAETLVNLTVKDVNELATILKDEYGIEPAAVAVAAVAGAGEAVEEKTEFDVILKAAGASKLAVVKLVKDLTGAGLKEAKDMVDSAPTAIKEGISKDEAEALKKQLEEAGAEVELK